Proteins from one Elephas maximus indicus isolate mEleMax1 chromosome 12, mEleMax1 primary haplotype, whole genome shotgun sequence genomic window:
- the MYCN gene encoding N-myc proto-oncogene protein isoform X1 — MPSCTASTMPGMICKNPDLEFDSLQPCFYPDEDDFYFGGPDSTPPGEDIWKKFELLPTPPLSPSRAFPEHSPEPPNWATEMLLPEADLWGNPTEEDAFGFGGLGGLTPNPVILQDCMWSGFSAREKLERAVSEKLQHGRGVPAACTPAPAPGAGAASPPGRGHSASGSAGRTGAALPAELAHPAAECVDPAVVFPFPVNKREPAPMPAVPAGASAVGAAVPSGPSAAAPASAPAAVPPRAGGRPASSNDHKALSTSGEDTLSDSDDDDDEEEDEEEEIDVVTVEKRRSSSNSKAVTTFTITVRPKNAALGPGRAQSGELILKRCVPIHQQHNYAAPSPYVESEDAPPQKKIKSEVSPRPLKNVVPPKAKSLSPRNSDSEDSERRRNHNILERQRRNDLRSSFLTLRDHVPELVKNEKAAKVVILKKATEYVHSLQAEEHQLLLEKEKLQARQQQLLKKIEHARTC; from the exons ATGCCGAGCTGCACCGCGTCCACCATGCCTGGAATGATCTGCAAAAACCCGGACCTCGAGTTTGACTCGCTGCAGCCCTGCTTCTACCCGGACGAAGATGACTTCTACTTCGGCGGCCCCGACTCGACACCCCCGGGAGAGGACATCTGGAAGAAGTTTGAGCTGCTGCCCACGCCCCCACTGTCGCCCAGCCGTGCCTTCCCGGAGCACAGTCCGGAGCCCCCTAACTGGGCTACGGAGATGCTGCTGCCTGAGGCTGACCTGTGGGGTAACCCGACCGAAGAGGACGCGTTCGGCTTTGGGGGACTGGGCGGCCTCACCCCCAATCCGGTCATCCTCCAGGACTGCATGTGGAGCGGTTTCTCTGCCCGGGAGAAGCTGGAGCGCgcggtgagcgaaaagctgcagCACGGCCGCGGGGTGCCAGCTGCTTGCACCCCAGCCCCGGCCCCGGGAGCGGGCGCTGCCAGCCCTCCCGGCCGCGGGCATAGCGCTTCTGGGAGCGCGGGCCGCACTGGGGCCGCCCTGCCCGCCGAGCTCGCCCACCCAGCCGCCGAGTGCGTGGATCCCGCGGTGGTTTTCCCCTTCCCGGTCAACAAGCGGGAGCCGGCACCTATGCCTGCCGTCCCGGCCGGAGCCTCAGCGGTGGGGGCTGCAGTCCCCTCCGGGCCAAGCGCTGCAGCTCCGGCCAGTGCCCCAGCGGCTGTTCCTCCGCGCGCAGGCGGCCGCCCGGCCAGCAGCAACGACCACAAGGCTCTCAGCACCTCCGGAGAGGACACCCTCAGCGACTCAG ATGATGATGACGACGAAGAGGAAGatgaagaggaagaaattgacgTGGTCACAGTGGAAAAGCGGCGTTCCTCCTCCAACAGCAAGGCTGTCACCACCTTCACCATCACAGTGCGTCCCAAGAATGCAGCTCTGGGCCCAGGGAGGGCTCAGTCTGGTGAGCTGATCCTCAAACGCTGTGTCCCCATCCACCAGCAACACAACTATGCTGCCCCCTCGCCCTATGTGGAGAGTGAGGATGCCCCACCCCAGAAGAAGATTAAGAGCGAGGTGTCCCCACGTCCCCTCAAGAACGTCGTTCCCCCAAAGGCTAAGAGCTTGAGTCCTCGCAACTCTGACTCGGAGGACAGTGAGCGTCGTCGCAACCACAACATCCTGGAGCGCCAGCGACGCAATGACCTACGGTCCAGCTTCCTCACGCTCAGGGACCACGTGCCAGAGCTGGTGAAGAACGAGAAGGCCGCCAAGGTGGTCATTTTGAAAAAGGCCACAGAGTACGTCCACTCCCTTCAGGCAGAAGAGCACCAGCTTTTGCTGGAAAAGGAAAAAttgcaggcaagacagcagcaGTTGCTAAAGAAAATTGAACACGCTCGGACTTGCTAA